A single Alcanivorax borkumensis SK2 DNA region contains:
- the dctP gene encoding TRAP transporter substrate-binding protein DctP, with the protein MRLNRFICAATFGFLAATTTTVNADTWRFGLEEIEGSVQHSYAERFKALVEEKSEGEIDVQLLPYGKWGSSYSALYDAIQGGAIQLGFGSGALGGTVPESQLLNLNYIMPSDQWVTAQGLNSDTFLKSKAWQESFRKRSLVPLAELPEGYQVWTSNKAVKTPDDIENLGIRVMDNSLLRATYKAYGASPTSIAYGELYSALQQGQAEGNIQPVFAHEEMAFYEVQDYMIFAQQSQFVATLIGNADWYDGLSAEQQKMINGITKTLVREGHDIQSRYNEERLETIKSKSDINIIELTEAQRNAFREKAKPVRQVYIDEVGARGEQSLGALLSAFDKAAKGE; encoded by the coding sequence ATGCGACTTAATCGATTTATATGCGCCGCTACTTTTGGCTTTCTTGCCGCCACAACCACCACCGTCAACGCCGACACTTGGCGTTTTGGCCTAGAAGAAATTGAAGGCAGTGTTCAGCATAGTTACGCCGAACGCTTCAAAGCCCTAGTGGAAGAAAAAAGTGAAGGTGAGATTGACGTTCAACTGCTCCCCTACGGCAAATGGGGCTCCAGCTATTCCGCTCTGTACGACGCAATTCAGGGTGGAGCCATTCAACTCGGCTTCGGCTCCGGCGCCCTGGGTGGCACGGTACCGGAAAGCCAACTGCTCAACCTGAACTATATTATGCCCAGCGATCAGTGGGTAACCGCTCAAGGCCTGAACAGCGACACCTTTCTGAAGAGCAAGGCGTGGCAGGAGTCGTTCCGCAAACGCAGCTTGGTGCCACTGGCCGAACTACCAGAGGGTTATCAGGTATGGACCAGCAACAAAGCGGTGAAAACACCGGATGACATCGAGAACCTCGGCATCCGAGTGATGGACAACAGCCTACTGCGTGCCACCTATAAAGCCTATGGCGCCTCGCCCACATCCATTGCTTACGGCGAGCTGTATAGCGCTCTGCAACAAGGGCAGGCAGAAGGTAATATTCAACCAGTGTTTGCCCACGAGGAGATGGCCTTCTACGAAGTGCAGGACTACATGATCTTCGCGCAGCAGTCCCAGTTCGTGGCCACCCTGATCGGTAATGCCGATTGGTACGATGGCCTGTCTGCAGAACAACAGAAAATGATCAACGGCATCACCAAGACCTTGGTGCGCGAAGGTCATGATATCCAGAGCCGGTACAATGAAGAGCGACTGGAAACCATCAAGAGCAAAAGCGACATCAATATCATTGAGCTCACCGAAGCCCAACGCAACGCTTTCCGCGAGAAAGCCAAGCCGGTGCGCCAGGTATATATTGATGAAGTGGGCGCCCGCGGTGAGCAATCATTGGGGGCCCTGCTGTCCGCCTTTGATAAGGCGGCTAAAGGAGAGTAA
- a CDS encoding sodium/proline symporter, with the protein MGVTAISFLCVLALFLIIGISSIRKKHEDVNDYLTAGYNTPAWIIGLSSVATNNSGYMFIGLVGYTWVAGVSAFWVALGWLVGDWFVWRGFHRRLREYSETHPVNTIPALTSQNPELASSPLRILSALLTLIFLSVYAAAQLKAGSKALHVMFDWPIWLGAVLGAVVVVLYSFAGGLRASIWTDVAQSFVMLFGMVLLCIVAMINVGFPWTLVDELRNINPALLDWTPDNLAFGTGAFVLGWVAAGIGAIGQPHILVRTIALRSPDDVPAARKVYFAWYLPFALLTVTISLYARVLLTGDLSDPELTLPTMAQAYLPDVLAGMVLAAIFAATLSTADSMLLSCSAAISQDLIPRFGQSYVRTKIATLGITLVVLVVALAAPANVFTLVVFAWSSLGGTLGPVIVLRVMNARLTRTTALVMMLAGFTTLITWQALGYSESLYELLPALVVSFGVYAVMRPFYRKEE; encoded by the coding sequence ATGGGTGTCACCGCGATCAGCTTTCTGTGCGTGCTGGCGTTATTTCTGATTATCGGCATTTCCTCGATCCGGAAAAAACATGAGGACGTTAACGATTATCTGACAGCGGGGTATAACACCCCGGCGTGGATCATCGGGCTGTCTTCCGTGGCCACCAATAACTCCGGGTACATGTTTATCGGCCTGGTTGGCTATACCTGGGTAGCCGGTGTGTCGGCCTTCTGGGTGGCGCTAGGCTGGTTAGTGGGGGACTGGTTTGTTTGGCGAGGGTTCCATCGTCGCCTGCGAGAGTATTCGGAAACCCATCCGGTCAATACCATCCCCGCTCTCACCTCCCAGAACCCTGAGTTGGCTTCCAGCCCCCTGCGTATTTTGTCTGCACTGCTGACCCTAATATTCCTGTCGGTTTATGCGGCTGCGCAGCTCAAGGCGGGAAGCAAGGCGTTGCATGTTATGTTTGACTGGCCAATTTGGCTGGGTGCGGTATTGGGTGCGGTCGTGGTGGTGCTGTATTCCTTTGCCGGTGGTTTACGGGCGTCTATTTGGACTGATGTAGCCCAGTCGTTTGTGATGTTGTTTGGCATGGTACTGTTGTGCATTGTTGCCATGATCAACGTGGGTTTTCCGTGGACGCTGGTCGATGAGCTGCGCAACATTAACCCGGCCCTGCTGGATTGGACCCCGGATAACTTGGCCTTTGGCACCGGTGCTTTTGTACTGGGCTGGGTGGCGGCGGGCATTGGCGCTATTGGTCAGCCGCATATTTTAGTGCGTACCATTGCGTTACGCAGCCCGGACGACGTCCCGGCGGCCCGCAAGGTGTACTTTGCCTGGTACCTGCCCTTTGCGCTTCTGACCGTGACCATCAGTCTCTACGCCCGCGTACTACTCACAGGAGATCTGTCTGATCCGGAGCTGACACTGCCCACCATGGCTCAGGCTTATTTGCCTGATGTGCTGGCCGGCATGGTGCTGGCGGCCATTTTTGCCGCCACCTTGTCCACGGCGGATTCCATGTTACTGTCCTGCTCAGCGGCGATCAGCCAGGATTTGATTCCCCGGTTCGGGCAATCCTATGTCCGAACCAAAATAGCGACCTTGGGCATTACCTTAGTGGTGCTGGTGGTGGCGCTGGCCGCGCCGGCTAATGTGTTTACGCTGGTAGTGTTCGCGTGGTCGTCTCTGGGGGGCACCTTGGGGCCGGTGATTGTGCTGCGGGTGATGAATGCCCGCCTGACTCGGACCACGGCGTTGGTGATGATGCTTGCGGGTTTCACTACACTGATTACCTGGCAGGCGCTTGGTTATTCTGAATCCCTGTATGAATTGTTGCCGGCCCTGGTGGTGTCTTTTGGGGTTTATGCCGTGATGCGGCCTTTCTACCGGAAGGAGGAGTGA
- a CDS encoding ectoine synthase has product MIVRTLAEAEKSDRCVKAENGNWQSVRLSLKEDKMGHSFNITTIFKGTKTHIKYANHWESVYVISGSGKIETLDDGKVYDLTPGTIYLLNEHDEHYLYGGENEDMVVACAFTPPLSGKEVHDENGVYPADVD; this is encoded by the coding sequence ATGATCGTTCGCACTCTGGCTGAAGCCGAAAAGTCTGATCGCTGTGTTAAAGCCGAAAATGGCAACTGGCAGTCTGTTCGCCTGTCACTGAAAGAAGACAAGATGGGCCACTCTTTCAACATCACCACCATCTTTAAAGGCACCAAAACCCACATTAAATACGCCAACCACTGGGAATCTGTATACGTGATTTCCGGGAGCGGCAAGATCGAAACCCTGGACGACGGCAAAGTCTACGACCTGACCCCGGGCACTATCTACCTGCTCAACGAACACGACGAGCATTATCTTTACGGTGGCGAAAACGAAGATATGGTTGTCGCCTGTGCCTTCACCCCGCCGCTGAGCGGCAAGGAAGTGCACGATGAAAACGGTGTGTACCCGGCGGATGTGGATTAA
- a CDS encoding TRAP transporter small permease: MMIDSFLLALSWLDRTLGVIERVIIAGCILVMALLMSVHVVGQALFDEGIPGTYEVVKMLIVVLTFVGLGYAARHARHIRMSAIYEQLNGKSRKSLQMIICLGTAALMFYFAWKSGQYVFDIQERGRVSASLQVPMWLVYLSLPAGFGMAGIQYMLTFARNAVSPGIWRSFNEKETYEAVPLAAGRVDDQDGQR, encoded by the coding sequence ATGATGATTGATTCCTTTCTTCTCGCACTTTCCTGGTTGGACCGCACTCTGGGTGTCATCGAGCGTGTCATTATCGCAGGCTGCATTTTGGTCATGGCGCTATTGATGAGCGTCCATGTGGTCGGGCAGGCCTTATTTGATGAAGGCATACCCGGCACCTACGAGGTGGTGAAAATGCTGATTGTGGTGCTGACGTTCGTGGGGTTGGGGTATGCCGCTCGCCACGCCCGCCATATTCGAATGTCCGCCATCTATGAGCAGCTCAATGGTAAGAGCCGCAAAAGTCTGCAGATGATTATCTGTTTGGGCACGGCAGCGCTGATGTTCTATTTCGCGTGGAAGTCGGGCCAATATGTTTTTGATATTCAGGAGCGTGGCCGAGTGAGTGCCTCATTGCAGGTGCCCATGTGGCTAGTCTATCTGTCGTTGCCGGCGGGCTTTGGCATGGCGGGGATCCAGTACATGCTGACGTTCGCCCGTAATGCGGTGTCGCCGGGTATCTGGCGGTCGTTCAACGAAAAAGAAACTTACGAGGCTGTGCCGCTGGCCGCGGGCAGGGTGGATGATCAGGACGGCCAGCGCTAA
- the ectA gene encoding diaminobutyrate acetyltransferase — MPANEANNTDTSTTKSDDITFRKPESQDGSRVHKLISECKPLDENSVYCNLLQCTHFADTSVAAEMDGDLVGFISGYIPPKQQNVLFVWQVAVHEKARGKGLAKRMLAELIAREESADVQFIETTITPDNEASWGMFRSFAYQRSMPTEEFILFDSRIHFAGEHNDEYLLRIGPFNRDDA; from the coding sequence ATGCCTGCAAACGAAGCGAACAACACAGATACATCAACCACGAAATCGGATGACATAACCTTTCGCAAGCCCGAAAGCCAGGATGGCAGCCGAGTTCACAAACTGATTAGCGAGTGTAAGCCGTTGGACGAAAACTCCGTCTACTGCAACTTGCTTCAGTGCACCCACTTTGCTGATACCTCAGTGGCGGCAGAAATGGATGGCGATTTGGTCGGCTTCATTTCCGGCTACATCCCCCCCAAACAGCAGAACGTATTATTTGTCTGGCAGGTGGCGGTACATGAGAAAGCCCGGGGCAAGGGCCTAGCCAAGCGTATGCTGGCCGAACTGATTGCACGTGAAGAAAGTGCCGACGTTCAGTTTATCGAGACCACCATCACCCCCGACAACGAAGCCTCTTGGGGCATGTTCCGCAGCTTCGCCTACCAGCGCAGCATGCCAACGGAAGAATTCATTCTGTTCGACTCGCGCATCCACTTTGCCGGCGAGCATAACGACGAATACCTGCTACGTATCGGCCCGTTCAATCGCGACGACGCGTAA
- a CDS encoding MarR family winged helix-turn-helix transcriptional regulator produces the protein MARHEDVLIALRQIIRATDLYSRKLSKVSGLTSPQLLIMQAISAHGEMTMGDLANEVSLSQATVTTILDRLEKRELLGRKRGEQDKRRVYAHLTSAGLDIIKKAPTPLQDEFIERFDRLEDWEQSLILSSLQRVAAMMNAGDIDASPVLDLGAIDRAQPAVDMNVRRNANSFSKTDQK, from the coding sequence ATGGCCAGACACGAAGACGTGCTAATCGCATTACGACAAATTATTCGCGCCACGGACCTTTACTCTCGCAAACTGAGCAAAGTTTCCGGGCTCACGTCGCCCCAGCTTCTGATCATGCAAGCAATTTCGGCGCACGGCGAGATGACCATGGGTGACTTGGCTAACGAAGTTTCACTGAGTCAAGCCACCGTCACCACCATTCTCGACCGCCTGGAAAAGCGGGAGCTGCTGGGCCGCAAACGCGGCGAACAAGACAAGCGTCGCGTGTATGCCCACCTAACTTCCGCCGGCCTAGATATCATCAAAAAGGCCCCCACACCGCTTCAGGACGAATTCATTGAACGCTTTGACCGCCTTGAAGATTGGGAGCAATCTTTAATTCTAAGCTCCCTACAGCGCGTAGCCGCAATGATGAACGCTGGCGACATTGATGCCTCCCCTGTGCTGGACTTGGGAGCCATTGATCGCGCGCAGCCTGCGGTAGATATGAATGTCCGCCGGAACGCAAACTCTTTCTCCAAAACGGACCAAAAGTGA
- a CDS encoding universal stress protein — translation MPLSNPEQDKRKALYAVDPLVPLDQLDPATDLIDPDTLSLLVLMVCEVPEESLALFRKRLVPPSQLRQQVAAREVELQRHMLDITRKLESMGYEVDSRVARGSKTGQVITEVADREAVNLVILQRRRQKNWQRLLVGSVADYVARHIRQPLLIMPYS, via the coding sequence ATGCCACTGTCCAATCCCGAGCAAGACAAGCGTAAAGCGCTGTATGCGGTAGACCCCTTGGTGCCGCTTGATCAGCTGGATCCCGCCACCGACCTGATCGACCCTGACACCTTGTCCCTGTTGGTGCTGATGGTGTGTGAGGTCCCAGAGGAAAGTCTCGCCCTGTTTCGAAAACGCTTGGTCCCTCCGAGCCAGTTACGCCAGCAGGTGGCTGCGCGAGAAGTGGAGTTGCAGCGTCATATGCTGGATATCACACGAAAGCTGGAATCCATGGGCTATGAAGTGGACTCGCGGGTGGCGCGGGGTAGTAAGACCGGTCAGGTGATTACCGAGGTCGCCGATCGTGAGGCGGTGAATCTGGTCATTCTTCAGCGACGACGACAAAAAAACTGGCAGCGGCTATTGGTTGGTAGTGTTGCAGATTACGTTGCCCGACACATTCGCCAGCCTCTGTTGATCATGCCTTATTCATAA
- a CDS encoding tetratricopeptide repeat protein — protein MIRQILRTGVLSVLLALAASVWAEQDANVPVQEPRPEAQSEIEKGPVISQFRENWILSELRILRQDMMEYRNQMNLLVTDRELGVADKAMGYATNTVTYFFYLIAGAASILALVGWSTIRDLKDNVRVYAEKEMARLTSEYESRLADLERELRKKSLSIAENQEEIERTNDIHSLWLKATKEPSAQAKIELYDRILELRPDDPEALAWKADAALELGEQRWALSLCDRVLEVDEENPHALYQRACAWSGLGEIENALTDLAAAIQTSETLRRHARSEEMFEPLRELPRFQELVRSDEDAGLSV, from the coding sequence TTGATCAGACAAATTTTGCGTACCGGTGTATTAAGCGTGCTGTTGGCGCTGGCCGCCAGTGTATGGGCGGAGCAAGATGCCAATGTGCCCGTACAAGAACCGAGACCAGAGGCGCAGAGCGAGATCGAGAAGGGCCCCGTGATTTCTCAGTTCCGGGAAAACTGGATTCTCAGTGAATTACGCATCTTGCGCCAGGACATGATGGAATATCGCAACCAGATGAATCTGCTTGTGACTGACCGTGAGTTGGGCGTGGCAGATAAGGCCATGGGCTATGCCACCAATACGGTTACTTATTTCTTTTACCTCATTGCCGGCGCTGCCTCGATCCTTGCTCTGGTGGGTTGGTCCACTATTCGTGATCTGAAAGATAACGTGCGGGTGTACGCGGAAAAAGAAATGGCTCGGCTGACCAGCGAATATGAATCCCGGCTGGCAGATCTGGAGCGCGAGCTGCGCAAAAAATCCCTGTCTATTGCCGAGAACCAGGAAGAAATCGAGCGCACCAATGATATTCATAGCCTGTGGCTCAAGGCCACCAAAGAGCCTAGTGCCCAGGCCAAGATTGAACTCTATGATCGCATCTTGGAGTTGCGCCCGGACGACCCGGAGGCGCTAGCCTGGAAAGCAGATGCTGCCCTAGAGTTGGGTGAGCAGCGCTGGGCGTTGAGTTTGTGTGATCGGGTATTAGAAGTGGATGAAGAGAATCCACATGCTCTCTACCAACGGGCTTGTGCTTGGTCTGGGCTGGGGGAAATAGAGAATGCCTTGACCGACTTGGCTGCGGCCATTCAAACCTCGGAAACCCTGCGCCGGCATGCTCGTAGCGAAGAAATGTTCGAGCCTTTGCGCGAGCTACCGCGCTTCCAAGAACTAGTCAGAAGTGACGAAGATGCGGGCTTATCTGTCTGA
- the folE2 gene encoding GTP cyclohydrolase FolE2, protein MTRDNGAGSTKQMPDVASNSMVDHIHTTLDWVGMSEIHLPARVSDTLAGERPVSTSIQAYVNLANADAKGIHMSRLFLMLEETFGDHSVSAGSIEQLLRNFLQTHEGLSTRGFVQLDFEYSMRRAALKSSYSGWKSYPVSIKGTLCEDGMRIELSVEVPYSSTCPCSAALSRQLIQEQFRKDFEESKVDTDAVLEWLGTEEGILATPHSQRSIAQVRVLLDHNVGDAFPITALIDSIEGALKTPVQTAVKRVDEQEFALLNGQNLMFCEDAARRLKTALNPQSCYKDFWLRVNHLESLHAHNAVAIVTKEVEGGYLPIP, encoded by the coding sequence ATGACTCGTGACAACGGTGCCGGTAGCACCAAACAGATGCCGGATGTGGCGTCTAACTCCATGGTGGATCATATTCACACCACCCTAGATTGGGTGGGTATGAGTGAGATCCACTTGCCTGCTCGCGTCAGCGATACCTTGGCTGGCGAACGTCCGGTGAGCACTTCTATTCAGGCCTATGTGAATTTGGCCAATGCGGATGCCAAAGGCATTCACATGTCGCGTCTGTTCCTGATGCTGGAAGAGACCTTTGGTGACCATTCGGTCAGTGCGGGCTCCATTGAGCAACTACTGCGTAATTTCTTGCAGACCCATGAGGGCCTCAGCACACGCGGTTTTGTACAGCTCGACTTTGAGTATTCCATGCGCCGCGCAGCCTTGAAGAGCAGCTATTCCGGTTGGAAAAGTTACCCGGTCAGTATTAAAGGCACCCTGTGTGAAGATGGCATGCGCATTGAGTTATCGGTGGAAGTGCCGTATTCCTCTACCTGCCCTTGTTCGGCAGCCCTGTCTCGACAGTTGATTCAGGAGCAATTTCGGAAAGATTTTGAAGAAAGTAAAGTGGACACCGATGCGGTATTAGAATGGCTTGGCACGGAAGAGGGTATTCTTGCTACTCCTCACAGCCAGCGTTCAATTGCGCAAGTGCGTGTTTTGCTTGATCACAATGTTGGTGATGCCTTTCCTATCACCGCATTGATTGATTCTATTGAAGGTGCTCTGAAGACGCCGGTGCAGACTGCGGTGAAGCGGGTGGACGAGCAGGAGTTCGCGCTGTTGAACGGCCAGAACCTGATGTTCTGTGAAGATGCGGCCCGCCGCTTGAAGACCGCGCTGAACCCGCAGTCGTGTTACAAGGATTTCTGGTTGCGTGTGAATCACCTGGAAAGCCTTCACGCCCATAATGCGGTCGCCATTGTGACCAAGGAAGTGGAGGGTGGTTACCTACCCATTCCTTGA
- a CDS encoding outer membrane protein yields MKKVLFAAALTMPLVANAGGFAGIDIISSKIEPDNTTSSAKPEALQFKFGSWINKDETLGGEVRLGLGIDEDELSNNVDVEIDRYYGAYFRGQFPNTMPVRPYGLIGVTYMETTEKSDLGGSDGENYKDLSLGLGVDFTITKTLFINLEYMRLVDRSGDEITHVGLGLNGRF; encoded by the coding sequence ATGAAAAAAGTACTGTTTGCCGCGGCTTTGACAATGCCCCTTGTCGCCAACGCCGGCGGTTTTGCTGGTATTGATATCATTAGCAGCAAAATTGAACCTGATAACACCACGTCTAGCGCCAAGCCCGAAGCGCTGCAATTCAAATTCGGCAGCTGGATCAACAAGGATGAGACCCTTGGTGGTGAAGTGCGTCTGGGCTTGGGCATTGATGAAGATGAACTGAGCAACAATGTTGACGTGGAAATCGACCGTTACTACGGCGCCTATTTCCGTGGCCAATTCCCCAACACCATGCCTGTGCGCCCCTACGGACTGATCGGTGTCACCTACATGGAAACCACCGAGAAGAGTGATTTGGGTGGTTCTGACGGAGAAAACTACAAAGACCTGTCACTGGGCCTCGGTGTAGATTTCACCATCACCAAGACCCTGTTCATCAACCTAGAGTATATGCGGCTCGTGGATCGCAGCGGTGACGAAATCACTCATGTGGGGCTGGGCCTGAACGGCCGATTCTGA
- the ectB gene encoding diaminobutyrate--2-oxoglutarate transaminase: MDTDIFESHESEVMSYARSFPVVFDQAKGSYLYDENGKEYIDFLAGAGTLNYGHNNPVLKEKLMEYIQRDGIVHGLDMHTAAKREFMDTFYETILKPRDMDHVMQFTGPTGTNAVEAALKIARNIKGRENIISFTNGFHGVSLGALAATGNSHHRGVAGVTMGGVTPMPYDGYLGDAFDTTEYLDKVLGDSSSGVDHPAAVIVETVQGEGGINAASFDWLRNLEKVCRKHDMLLILDDIQAGCGRTGSFFSFDDIGISPDIITLSKSLSGYGLPFAMVLMKPELDLWKPGEHNGTFRGHNLAFVTAAAALNHYWRDDKFAKEVQKKADIITDHFREIANSYDSHWFYLNGRGMMQGLVARDGEVAGEITKACFKRQLVIETSGADDQVIKTLCPLTISEEDLVRALEIVKESVDEVMTDRIKRGEAHSVASITA, translated from the coding sequence ATGGATACAGACATTTTTGAAAGCCACGAATCGGAAGTAATGAGTTATGCCCGTAGCTTCCCTGTGGTATTCGACCAGGCTAAAGGCAGTTATCTGTACGACGAAAACGGCAAGGAGTACATCGACTTCTTGGCCGGCGCAGGCACCCTGAACTACGGTCATAACAACCCCGTTCTGAAAGAAAAGCTGATGGAATACATTCAGCGCGACGGCATCGTTCACGGCCTGGACATGCACACTGCCGCCAAGCGGGAATTCATGGATACCTTCTATGAAACGATTCTAAAACCTCGTGACATGGATCACGTGATGCAATTCACCGGCCCCACCGGCACCAACGCGGTGGAAGCGGCATTGAAAATTGCCCGTAACATCAAGGGTCGCGAGAACATCATCAGCTTCACCAACGGCTTCCACGGCGTAAGCTTGGGCGCTTTGGCTGCCACCGGTAACAGCCACCACCGCGGCGTAGCGGGCGTCACCATGGGCGGCGTTACCCCCATGCCCTATGACGGTTACCTAGGCGATGCCTTCGACACCACCGAGTACTTGGACAAAGTATTAGGCGACTCCTCCAGCGGTGTTGACCACCCTGCCGCTGTTATCGTCGAAACCGTTCAGGGCGAAGGCGGCATCAACGCGGCCAGCTTCGACTGGTTGCGCAACCTGGAAAAAGTCTGCCGCAAGCACGACATGCTGCTGATTCTGGATGATATCCAGGCTGGCTGTGGTCGTACCGGCTCTTTCTTCAGCTTTGATGATATCGGCATCAGCCCGGACATCATCACCCTGTCCAAATCCTTGAGCGGCTATGGCCTGCCCTTCGCCATGGTACTGATGAAGCCGGAACTAGATCTGTGGAAACCAGGTGAGCACAACGGTACCTTCCGTGGCCACAACTTGGCCTTCGTCACTGCCGCAGCAGCGCTGAACCACTACTGGCGCGACGACAAGTTCGCCAAGGAAGTGCAGAAGAAAGCGGACATCATTACCGACCATTTCCGCGAAATCGCTAACAGTTACGACAGCCATTGGTTCTATCTCAATGGCCGCGGCATGATGCAAGGCCTGGTGGCTCGCGATGGCGAAGTCGCTGGCGAAATCACCAAAGCCTGCTTCAAACGCCAGTTGGTGATTGAGACATCCGGTGCCGATGACCAGGTTATTAAAACCCTGTGCCCACTGACGATTAGCGAAGAAGATTTGGTTCGCGCACTTGAGATTGTTAAAGAGAGCGTGGACGAAGTGATGACCGACCGCATCAAACGCGGTGAAGCACACTCAGTCGCCAGCATCACGGCCTAA
- a CDS encoding TRAP transporter large permease, with protein MLIILAVIMLVLLMMGYPMMVPLAVGTLFMMFTGLTFFGPDQAVTWMVNGVGSWVLAAVPMFIFAADILTKGHTANRLLDLVDAFTRHLRGGLPITTAASCAVFGAVSGSTQATVVAMGGPMRPRLLAKGYSDSFALALIINASDIALLIPPSIGFIVYGVVMKTSIGDLFLAGILPGLLVLLMFSVYCWIGARVKGIEPEERASWGDRLKAMRGAILPLGFPILVVGGIYGGWFSAVEASAIAVAYALLLEVVIFRKVSVKDLGGLALSSGMITAVVFILVAIGAAFSHTLGTAGIPEKLLGPAIESIGQNQVAALALIAVAFFIGCMFVDPIVVILILVPIFKPLIESANLDPIHVGVIVTLQAAIGSATPPFGCDIFTAIAVFRRPYLEVIRGTPPFIFMLLIATFILILFPQLSLWLPALGG; from the coding sequence GTGTTAATCATTCTGGCTGTGATCATGCTGGTATTGCTGATGATGGGTTATCCCATGATGGTACCGCTGGCGGTGGGGACATTGTTCATGATGTTCACCGGACTGACCTTTTTTGGCCCGGACCAAGCGGTGACCTGGATGGTCAATGGGGTTGGTAGCTGGGTGCTGGCAGCGGTTCCCATGTTTATTTTTGCGGCGGATATTCTCACCAAGGGGCATACCGCCAACCGGTTGCTGGATCTGGTGGATGCCTTCACTCGGCATTTGCGCGGCGGCTTGCCGATTACCACTGCGGCCTCCTGTGCCGTGTTCGGTGCGGTGTCCGGTTCTACCCAGGCCACCGTTGTCGCTATGGGCGGGCCTATGCGCCCGCGGCTGTTGGCCAAGGGTTATTCTGATAGTTTCGCGTTGGCGCTGATTATTAACGCCAGCGATATCGCTCTGCTGATCCCGCCCAGCATCGGCTTTATTGTGTATGGCGTGGTGATGAAAACCTCTATCGGTGACCTGTTCCTGGCCGGTATTCTGCCCGGCTTGTTGGTGCTGTTAATGTTCTCTGTGTATTGCTGGATTGGCGCTAGAGTTAAAGGTATTGAGCCGGAAGAACGGGCTTCCTGGGGGGATCGATTGAAGGCGATGCGCGGGGCTATCCTGCCTCTGGGCTTCCCGATTCTAGTCGTTGGCGGGATTTATGGTGGTTGGTTCAGTGCGGTCGAAGCGTCGGCCATTGCCGTGGCGTATGCCTTGCTGCTGGAAGTGGTGATTTTCCGCAAGGTCAGTGTCAAGGATCTGGGTGGTTTGGCGTTATCATCAGGGATGATTACCGCAGTGGTATTCATTCTGGTGGCCATTGGCGCTGCGTTTTCGCATACCTTGGGCACCGCCGGCATTCCCGAGAAGCTATTGGGGCCGGCCATTGAATCCATTGGCCAGAACCAAGTGGCGGCATTGGCATTGATCGCCGTGGCGTTCTTCATTGGTTGCATGTTCGTGGATCCGATCGTGGTGATCTTGATTCTGGTGCCGATCTTCAAGCCGCTGATCGAGTCCGCCAATCTTGATCCTATTCACGTGGGGGTTATTGTTACCCTGCAGGCGGCCATTGGTTCGGCTACGCCGCCGTTTGGTTGCGATATCTTTACCGCCATCGCGGTATTTCGTCGCCCTTATCTGGAGGTGATTCGGGGCACGCCACCGTTTATCTTCATGCTGCTGATCGCCACCTTTATCCTTATTCTGTTCCCGCAGTTGTCATTGTGGTTGCCGGCCTTGGGAGGCTAA